One part of the Glycine soja cultivar W05 chromosome 11, ASM419377v2, whole genome shotgun sequence genome encodes these proteins:
- the LOC114374897 gene encoding uncharacterized protein LOC114374897, translated as MEFRSKSCRDERLQIESYCGGKVAPTSMQDLRCYSANNAASSAYAHQIGSKEVKVKKGKTSAAKPSKSWSFTDPELQRKKRVAGYKIYAAEGKMKGSLRKSFRWIKNTYTQALYGWW; from the coding sequence ATGGAATTCAGATCCAAGTCATGCAGAGATGAAAGGCTGCAGATTGAAAGCTACTGTGGAGGCAAGGTGGCCCCAACAAGCATGCAAGATCTGAGGTGTTACAGTGCTAATAATGCTGCTTCTTCTGCTTATGCACACCAGATAGGTAGTAAGGAGGTGAAGGTGAAGAAAGGGAAAACCTCAGCTGCTAAACCATCAAAAAGTTGGAGCTTCACTGACCCTGAGTTGCAGAGGAAGAAGAGAGTTGCTGGCTATAAAATATATGCTGCTGAGGGCAAGATGAAAGGCTCTCTAAGAAAGAGTTTCAGGTGGATCAAGAATACATACACTCAAGCTCTCTATGGATGGTGGTGA